A genomic segment from Streptomyces sp. NBC_00654 encodes:
- a CDS encoding MFS transporter: MVAVLALAGVVVALMQTIVIPLVPELPRLLHASAADTTWAITATLLAGAVATPVMGRLGDMYGKRRMLLVSLGLLVAGSVVGALSDTLVPMVVGRTLQGLAAGVIPLGISIMRDELPAHRLGSATALMSASLGIGGALGLPAAAFLAQHIDWHVLFWGAAGFGVLAAVLVLTLIPESPVRSGGRFDVVGAVGLSAALVSLLLAISKGGTWGWGSALTVGLFCAAVVILLLWVRWERRVSRPLVDLRTVTRRQVLLTNVASAVFGFAMFAMSLVLPQVLQLPEATGYGLGTSMVTVGLVLGPSGLIMMVMAPVSAHITRTRGPKVTLMAGAVVVAAGYGLSIGLMSAIWQLVLVSTVIGAGIGLAYGAMPALIMGAVPVSETAAANSFNTLMRAIGTTMASAVAGVVLAQMTTALGPVSVPSENGFRTVMTIGAGAALVALVFAAFIPGGRPARPSADLPAAAGTGAAGTGSAAAPVKG, encoded by the coding sequence CTGGTGGCCGTGCTTGCCCTGGCCGGCGTCGTCGTCGCGCTGATGCAGACGATCGTGATCCCCCTGGTGCCCGAACTGCCCCGGCTCCTGCACGCGTCGGCCGCCGACACGACCTGGGCGATCACCGCCACACTGCTCGCCGGAGCCGTCGCCACACCTGTCATGGGGCGGCTCGGCGACATGTACGGCAAGCGGCGCATGCTGCTCGTCAGCCTGGGCCTGCTGGTGGCCGGTTCGGTCGTCGGCGCGCTCAGCGACACGCTCGTCCCGATGGTCGTCGGGCGGACCCTCCAGGGCCTGGCCGCCGGGGTCATCCCGCTGGGCATCAGCATCATGCGTGACGAACTGCCCGCCCACCGGCTCGGCTCCGCGACCGCGCTGATGAGCGCCTCGCTGGGCATCGGCGGCGCGCTGGGACTGCCCGCCGCGGCCTTCCTGGCCCAGCACATCGACTGGCACGTGCTGTTCTGGGGGGCGGCGGGCTTCGGTGTGCTCGCCGCCGTACTCGTACTGACGCTGATACCGGAGTCGCCGGTCCGCTCCGGCGGCCGCTTCGACGTGGTGGGCGCCGTCGGGCTGTCGGCCGCCCTCGTGTCCCTGCTCCTGGCGATCTCCAAGGGCGGTACGTGGGGATGGGGCAGCGCGCTCACGGTCGGCCTGTTCTGCGCGGCCGTCGTGATCCTGCTGCTGTGGGTCCGGTGGGAGCGGCGCGTGTCCCGGCCGCTGGTCGACCTGCGTACCGTCACCCGGCGCCAGGTGCTCCTCACGAACGTCGCCTCGGCGGTGTTCGGCTTCGCGATGTTCGCGATGTCACTCGTGCTGCCCCAGGTGCTTCAGCTGCCGGAGGCCACCGGCTACGGCCTCGGTACGTCGATGGTCACCGTGGGCCTGGTGCTCGGCCCCTCCGGCCTGATCATGATGGTGATGGCGCCGGTCTCCGCGCACATCACCCGTACCAGGGGCCCGAAGGTGACGCTGATGGCCGGAGCCGTGGTGGTCGCCGCCGGATACGGCCTGAGCATCGGCCTGATGTCGGCGATCTGGCAGCTCGTGCTCGTCTCCACCGTGATCGGGGCCGGGATCGGGCTCGCGTACGGGGCGATGCCCGCCCTCATCATGGGCGCCGTGCCCGTGTCCGAGACGGCCGCGGCCAACAGCTTCAACACCCTCATGCGGGCCATCGGCACGACGATGGCCAGCGCCGTGGCGGGTGTGGTCCTCGCCCAGATGACCACCGCGCTCGGCCCGGTGTCCGTGCCGTCGGAGAACGGCTTCCGCACCGTCATGACCATCGGTGCCGGAGCGGCCCTCGTCGCCCTCGTCTTCGCCGCCTTCATCCCCGGCGGGCGCCCCGCCCGTCCGTCCGCGGACCTGCCCGCCGCCGCGGGGACCGGTGCGGCGGGGACCGGTTCCGCGGCGGCACCCGTGAAGGGCTGA
- a CDS encoding APC family permease, with translation MSIDMGKPSAPGHGPGQEQPPDTGAAVPPEAGDRHRLTSLQGLSALSLDAMASVAYGPESIVLVLAAAGAYGLGFTLPVTLAIAVLLAVLVASYRQVIAAFPDGGGSYAVARKHLGRRTGLVAAASLILDYVLNVAVSVTAGVAALTSAFPGLYGQRVWICLAVLVLVTAVNLRGVVDSAKAFLVPTALFVGSILSMIVVGLFRDGPVSTASADGHASALGEGATTVGALLLLKAFAAGCSALTGVEAVANAVPSFRAPAARRAQRTEVALGALLGVMLIGLSVLIGRFHLQPVEGVTVLAQLADASFGHSLAFYVVQFATMVLLALAANTSFGGLPVLMSLLARDNYLPHVFALKADRQVHRHGVLALAAVSAVLLAVSGGDTNTLVPLFAIGVFVGFTICQAGMVRHWYTERPGGWRARAALNGLGALLTGISAVVVTATKFTEGAWLIALALPLLVLGFEKIHRSYARIGARLELGRIPQPPRRERSLVVVPVSGLSKLTCRALTAARSLGEEVRAVTVTHPAPEDRKAAEALRRDWELWNPGVGLIEIPSPARSLGRPVSAYVAGLARSHPGVQVTVLIPETEPARLWERLLQNQRGAVVARAVRRDTDAVICRLRFRVTPGSGSAPGAP, from the coding sequence ATGTCCATCGACATGGGAAAACCGAGCGCGCCGGGGCACGGTCCGGGCCAGGAGCAGCCTCCTGATACCGGTGCGGCCGTGCCTCCGGAAGCCGGAGACAGACACCGGCTGACCTCTCTCCAGGGCCTGTCCGCACTGTCGCTCGACGCGATGGCGTCCGTGGCGTACGGCCCGGAGTCGATCGTGCTCGTCCTGGCCGCCGCCGGGGCCTACGGACTGGGCTTCACGCTCCCCGTCACGCTCGCCATCGCCGTACTGCTCGCCGTGCTGGTCGCCTCGTACCGGCAGGTCATCGCCGCCTTCCCGGACGGCGGCGGCTCGTACGCGGTGGCCAGGAAGCATCTCGGCCGGCGCACCGGCCTGGTCGCGGCCGCCTCGCTGATCCTGGACTACGTGCTCAATGTCGCCGTGTCGGTCACGGCGGGCGTCGCGGCGCTGACCTCGGCGTTCCCCGGACTGTACGGGCAACGGGTGTGGATCTGCCTGGCCGTCCTGGTCCTCGTCACGGCGGTGAACCTGCGGGGCGTCGTCGACTCGGCCAAGGCGTTCCTCGTCCCCACCGCGCTCTTCGTCGGCTCGATCCTCTCGATGATCGTGGTCGGGCTCTTCCGGGACGGACCGGTCAGCACGGCCTCCGCCGACGGCCACGCCTCCGCGCTCGGTGAGGGCGCCACCACCGTCGGCGCGCTGCTGCTCCTCAAGGCCTTCGCGGCCGGCTGCTCGGCACTGACCGGAGTCGAGGCGGTGGCCAACGCCGTACCGTCCTTCCGCGCCCCGGCCGCCCGCCGCGCCCAGCGCACGGAGGTGGCGCTCGGCGCGCTCCTCGGGGTGATGCTGATCGGGCTCTCGGTCCTCATCGGGCGCTTCCACCTCCAGCCGGTCGAGGGCGTGACCGTACTGGCCCAGCTCGCGGACGCGTCCTTCGGACACTCCCTCGCCTTCTACGTGGTCCAGTTCGCCACCATGGTGCTGCTGGCGCTGGCCGCGAACACCTCCTTCGGCGGACTGCCCGTCCTGATGAGCCTGCTGGCCCGGGACAACTATCTGCCGCACGTCTTCGCCCTCAAGGCCGACCGCCAGGTGCACCGCCACGGTGTCCTCGCCCTGGCGGCCGTCTCCGCCGTGCTGCTGGCCGTCTCCGGCGGCGACACCAACACCCTCGTACCGCTCTTCGCGATCGGTGTGTTCGTCGGCTTCACGATCTGCCAGGCCGGGATGGTCCGGCACTGGTACACGGAACGTCCCGGGGGATGGCGGGCCAGGGCCGCGCTCAACGGCCTGGGCGCACTGCTCACCGGCATCTCGGCGGTCGTCGTCACCGCGACCAAGTTCACCGAGGGCGCCTGGCTGATCGCCCTCGCGCTGCCGCTGCTGGTGCTCGGCTTCGAGAAGATCCACCGTAGCTACGCCCGCATCGGCGCCCGCCTGGAACTGGGCCGCATCCCGCAACCGCCGCGGCGGGAGCGCTCGTTGGTCGTCGTGCCCGTCTCCGGGCTGTCGAAGCTGACCTGCCGTGCCCTGACCGCCGCCCGCTCCCTCGGCGAGGAGGTGCGCGCGGTCACCGTCACCCACCCGGCCCCCGAGGACCGGAAGGCGGCCGAAGCGCTGCGCCGCGACTGGGAGCTGTGGAACCCGGGCGTCGGACTCATCGAGATCCCCTCCCCGGCCCGCTCCCTGGGGCGCCCGGTCTCCGCCTATGTGGCCGGGCTCGCCCGGTCGCACCCCGGCGTCCAGGTGACCGTCCTCATTCCCGAGACCGAACCGGCCCGGCTCTGGGAGCGGCTGCTGCAGAATCAGCGCGGCGCCGTCGTCGCCCGTGCCGTACGCCGCGACACCGACGCCGTGATCTGCCGGCTCCGGTTCCGGGTCACCCCCGGGTCCGGTTCCGCGCCCGGAGCACCCTGA
- a CDS encoding NlpC/P60 family protein: MASHRRPKPPHRAYTSALTATAAAAVALSAQTASADPAPDPNKKGVQAQIDRLYEEATQATEKYNGAKEEADTLQKSVSDLQDTAARKQEDLNTLREGVGAMANAQYRSGGIDPSVQLMLSSDPDGFLDQASLMDRLSDRQLSVLRTFESRQRALHQQRAQASARLGDLQDVRAEMGREKKKIQGKLAEARRLLNTLSAEERAKAAAEEARADRDSARTDLGNEASASGRTASAFSAAQSRVGMPYVWGASGPGSFDCSGLTSWAFRQAGVSIPRTSQAQARVGTRVNSLSALKPGDLVIMRTDLSHVGFYAGNGQILHAPKPGAKVRYESMARSGMPFMWGVRL, from the coding sequence GTGGCGTCCCACCGCAGGCCCAAGCCGCCCCACCGGGCGTACACCAGCGCACTGACGGCCACCGCCGCCGCTGCCGTCGCGCTCTCGGCGCAGACCGCCTCGGCCGACCCCGCCCCCGACCCGAACAAGAAGGGGGTCCAGGCGCAGATCGACCGCCTCTACGAGGAGGCCACGCAGGCGACGGAGAAGTACAACGGCGCGAAGGAGGAGGCCGACACCCTCCAGAAGTCGGTCTCCGACCTTCAGGACACCGCGGCCCGCAAGCAGGAGGACCTCAACACCCTGCGCGAGGGCGTCGGCGCGATGGCCAACGCCCAGTACCGCAGCGGCGGCATCGACCCCTCCGTACAGCTGATGCTCTCGTCCGACCCGGACGGCTTCCTGGACCAGGCCTCCCTCATGGACCGGCTCAGCGACCGTCAGCTCAGCGTCCTGCGCACGTTCGAGAGCCGGCAGCGCGCCCTGCACCAGCAGCGTGCCCAGGCCTCGGCCAGACTCGGTGACCTCCAGGACGTACGCGCCGAGATGGGGCGCGAGAAGAAGAAGATCCAGGGCAAGCTCGCCGAGGCGCGGCGGCTCCTGAACACCCTCAGCGCCGAGGAGAGGGCCAAGGCCGCCGCCGAGGAGGCGCGCGCCGACCGCGACAGCGCCCGTACGGATCTGGGCAATGAGGCCAGCGCCTCCGGACGCACCGCCTCCGCCTTCTCCGCCGCGCAGAGCCGCGTCGGCATGCCGTACGTGTGGGGCGCGTCGGGTCCGGGCTCCTTCGACTGTTCGGGCCTGACCTCATGGGCCTTCAGACAGGCCGGTGTCTCCATCCCCCGCACCTCGCAGGCACAGGCCCGGGTCGGCACCCGCGTCAACTCGCTCAGCGCCCTCAAACCCGGCGACCTCGTCATCATGCGCACCGACCTGAGCCATGTCGGTTTCTACGCCGGCAACGGCCAGATCCTTCACGCGCCCAAGCCGGGCGCCAAGGTCCGCTACGAATCGATGGCGCGGAGCGGTATGCCGTTCATGTGGGGCGTGCGCCTCTGA
- a CDS encoding BlaI/MecI/CopY family transcriptional regulator, with the protein MRQLGELEAEIMHRLWAWGRPATARDVLTDLNKKRPIAYSTVKTVADILHGKGMLRREKEGRAWVYEPTCTRQQYTATLMQQALGSNPDPAGALLSFVEQMSPDEADALRAALRTAKRRTDG; encoded by the coding sequence GTGCGACAGCTGGGTGAGCTGGAGGCGGAGATCATGCACCGCCTGTGGGCCTGGGGGCGCCCGGCGACCGCCCGCGACGTCCTGACCGACCTCAACAAGAAGCGCCCCATCGCCTACAGCACGGTCAAGACCGTCGCCGACATCCTGCACGGCAAGGGCATGCTGCGGCGCGAGAAGGAGGGGCGTGCCTGGGTCTACGAGCCCACCTGCACGCGCCAGCAGTACACCGCGACCCTCATGCAGCAGGCCCTGGGCAGCAATCCCGACCCCGCGGGCGCGCTGCTGAGCTTTGTGGAGCAGATGTCGCCGGACGAGGCCGACGCGCTGCGCGCCGCCCTGCGTACGGCCAAGAGGCGGACGGACGGATGA
- a CDS encoding M56 family metallopeptidase, protein MSAAVVLAGYALLAGVVVPAVLSRARWPHRAPAVAVLAWQGLMVTFVVSTALAVYHLVVSEHHVHEGFLGLLSACGLAPGALAGGSWTSGGDALLLAPAAVVLLPSAWLVRTALRTRRARRRHLDLLTLVGSPAPEYGATVVEHGVPAVYCLPGRSCRVVVTRGALDVLSEEQLRAVLEHERGHLVGRHHLLRMETEAFARAFPGLPLARHAREQTALLLEMAADDLALRSHPREVLAAAMCEVAGGQAPRAALGAAGPDGAGALIRLRRVLVPQPEPHRATWLGIVAASVLAPLLPLFLACGPVA, encoded by the coding sequence ATGAGCGCGGCCGTGGTGCTGGCCGGGTACGCCCTCCTGGCCGGCGTCGTGGTGCCGGCCGTGCTGTCGCGGGCGCGGTGGCCCCATCGGGCTCCGGCGGTGGCGGTCCTGGCCTGGCAGGGGCTGATGGTGACCTTCGTCGTCTCCACCGCCCTGGCGGTCTATCACCTGGTCGTCTCCGAGCATCATGTGCACGAGGGCTTTCTCGGGCTCCTGAGTGCCTGTGGGCTCGCCCCGGGCGCCCTGGCGGGCGGCTCGTGGACCTCCGGCGGCGACGCACTCCTGCTGGCCCCGGCGGCGGTCGTCCTGCTCCCCTCGGCCTGGCTCGTCCGCACGGCGCTGCGGACCCGGCGCGCCCGGCGCCGCCACCTCGATCTGCTCACCCTGGTCGGCAGCCCGGCTCCCGAGTACGGTGCCACCGTCGTGGAGCACGGTGTGCCGGCCGTCTACTGCCTTCCCGGGCGCTCCTGCCGGGTGGTCGTCACACGGGGCGCCCTGGACGTGCTCTCGGAGGAGCAGTTGCGCGCCGTGCTGGAACACGAGCGCGGTCACCTCGTGGGCCGCCATCACCTTCTGCGGATGGAGACGGAGGCGTTCGCCCGCGCCTTCCCCGGCCTTCCGCTCGCCCGCCACGCCAGGGAACAGACGGCGCTCCTGCTGGAGATGGCCGCCGACGACCTCGCCCTGCGCTCCCACCCGCGCGAGGTGCTGGCCGCCGCGATGTGCGAGGTCGCGGGGGGCCAGGCCCCCCGGGCGGCGCTGGGCGCGGCGGGCCCGGACGGCGCGGGCGCGCTGATCCGGCTGCGGCGGGTGCTCGTTCCACAGCCGGAACCGCATCGCGCGACCTGGCTGGGGATCGTGGCGGCCTCGGTCCTCGCCCCGCTGCTGCCGCTGTTCCTCGCCTGCGGACCCGTCGCCTGA
- a CDS encoding GNAT family N-acetyltransferase — MTDMWTGERIRLRGVEPEDWEGFRDLDRNTLDARGADLVEPPRSDESFRSWTAERAGRPPGGESFRLVVETLGDHVFAGAITVGESDRRAGRFRTGIEIGREHRRRGYAAEATVLLLTYMFAEQRYNKCEVEVYAFNEASLALYRALGFVEEGRLRQHEFFAGAHHDVVLLGITADEHWAAHPRPSVR; from the coding sequence ATGACGGACATGTGGACCGGGGAGCGGATACGCCTGCGAGGTGTCGAGCCCGAGGACTGGGAAGGTTTTCGCGACCTGGACCGGAACACCCTCGACGCCCGCGGCGCCGACCTGGTCGAGCCTCCGCGCTCGGACGAGAGCTTCCGTTCCTGGACCGCCGAGAGGGCCGGACGCCCGCCGGGTGGCGAGTCGTTCCGTCTGGTGGTCGAGACACTGGGCGACCACGTGTTCGCCGGGGCCATAACCGTCGGGGAGAGCGACCGCCGCGCGGGACGGTTCAGAACGGGTATCGAGATCGGCCGCGAGCACCGCCGCAGGGGGTACGCGGCCGAGGCGACCGTACTCCTGCTCACCTACATGTTCGCCGAACAGCGCTACAACAAGTGCGAGGTGGAGGTCTACGCCTTCAACGAGGCCTCACTCGCCCTCTACCGCGCGCTGGGCTTCGTCGAGGAAGGGCGGCTTCGCCAGCACGAGTTCTTCGCGGGCGCCCACCACGATGTCGTGCTGCTCGGCATCACCGCCGACGAACACTGGGCGGCACACCCGCGCCCATCGGTACGGTGA
- a CDS encoding iron-siderophore ABC transporter substrate-binding protein produces MLGFTRVRRHTLAASATAAALALVLGGCSSDGDSDKDAAKASAKNGEAFPVSIKSSLGTAKIEEKPERIVTLGQGSAETAIALGHTPVGIESYEWGSDKSGYLPWINEAVKKSGDKPPKQFTGGEDIDFEAITELEPDVILAPWSGVTQKQYDILKDIAPTVAYPDKAWSTDWDEQIDIIGKALGRTKDAEGLKTTIEKQLADAAATRPNYKDVTFSYIYTSGPGTLGVFKPEEQRVKMVSSLGLTVDPVVNGFKETEGTDSALIGLENAEKLKDSDVVFTFYMDEKTRKETEAQPLYAAIPAVKKGAVVASDDNSFVTASSIINPLTVPWTIERYLPIIDKAVAAAGK; encoded by the coding sequence ATGCTCGGCTTCACCCGCGTGCGTCGTCACACACTTGCCGCTTCGGCCACCGCCGCCGCTCTCGCCCTCGTCCTGGGCGGCTGCTCCTCGGACGGCGACAGTGACAAGGACGCGGCCAAGGCCTCGGCGAAGAACGGGGAAGCCTTCCCGGTCTCGATCAAGAGCTCCCTCGGCACCGCGAAGATCGAGGAGAAGCCCGAGCGCATCGTCACGCTCGGCCAGGGCTCCGCGGAGACCGCCATCGCGCTCGGCCACACCCCGGTGGGCATCGAGAGCTACGAGTGGGGCAGCGACAAGTCCGGCTACCTGCCGTGGATCAACGAGGCCGTGAAGAAGTCCGGCGACAAGCCGCCCAAGCAGTTCACCGGCGGTGAGGACATCGACTTCGAGGCCATCACCGAGCTGGAGCCCGACGTGATCCTCGCCCCGTGGTCGGGCGTCACGCAGAAGCAGTACGACATCCTCAAGGACATCGCGCCGACCGTCGCCTACCCCGACAAGGCGTGGAGCACCGACTGGGACGAGCAGATCGACATCATCGGCAAGGCGCTCGGCCGGACCAAGGACGCCGAGGGTCTGAAGACGACGATCGAGAAGCAGCTCGCCGACGCCGCGGCCACCCGGCCGAACTACAAGGACGTCACGTTCTCGTACATCTACACCTCCGGCCCCGGCACCCTCGGTGTCTTCAAGCCCGAGGAGCAGCGCGTCAAGATGGTCTCCTCGCTCGGCCTGACCGTCGACCCCGTCGTGAACGGCTTCAAGGAGACCGAGGGCACCGACTCGGCGCTCATCGGCCTGGAGAACGCCGAGAAGCTCAAGGACAGCGACGTCGTCTTCACGTTCTACATGGACGAGAAGACCCGCAAGGAGACCGAGGCACAGCCGCTGTACGCCGCGATCCCCGCGGTCAAGAAGGGTGCCGTCGTCGCGAGCGACGACAACTCCTTCGTCACGGCCTCCTCGATCATCAACCCGCTGACCGTCCCGTGGACGATCGAGCGCTACCTGCCGATCATCGACAAGGCCGTCGCCGCCGCCGGCAAGTAA
- a CDS encoding iron ABC transporter permease: MATTTAAPPGGAGTTRTGAARPALLLLLGLAALALALCASVMFGSRSTSFGEVIDVLTGTADPHITTIIESRYPRTALGVLAGLCLAVAGTLMQGVSRNPLAEPGLLGINAGASASIVAATAWFGASGSTDTMWWALPGALIAGVLVHVIGTAGSGTSVVRLVLAGAVLSAVLMAFIQAVTLSKPEVFDSYRYWVVGALGGRDFDVFWSVLPFAAVGFLLALVLGPGLNTLALGDATAVSLGSHPGRIRGGGLFAATLLSAAATAAVGPIAFVGLAVPHVVRALVGVDFRLQILFSALLGPTLLLLADVVGRVVMRPTELMVGVVTAFIGAPALLIAVRRMRGTT, from the coding sequence ATGGCAACCACCACGGCCGCACCCCCGGGCGGCGCCGGTACCACGCGTACCGGCGCCGCCCGGCCGGCGTTGCTCCTGCTCCTGGGGCTCGCCGCCCTGGCACTCGCCCTCTGCGCGAGCGTCATGTTCGGCAGCCGCAGCACCTCGTTCGGCGAGGTGATCGATGTGCTCACCGGCACCGCCGATCCCCACATCACCACCATCATCGAGAGCCGCTACCCCAGAACCGCGCTCGGTGTCCTGGCCGGACTCTGTCTCGCCGTCGCGGGCACCCTCATGCAGGGCGTCTCCCGCAACCCGCTCGCCGAACCCGGCCTTCTCGGCATCAACGCGGGCGCGTCCGCGAGCATCGTCGCCGCGACGGCCTGGTTCGGCGCGTCCGGCTCCACCGACACCATGTGGTGGGCCCTGCCCGGGGCGCTGATCGCCGGAGTGCTGGTCCATGTCATCGGCACGGCCGGCTCCGGTACGAGCGTGGTGCGGCTGGTGCTGGCCGGGGCGGTGCTCTCCGCGGTGCTGATGGCCTTCATCCAGGCCGTGACCCTCAGCAAGCCGGAGGTGTTCGACAGCTACCGCTACTGGGTCGTCGGGGCGCTCGGCGGCCGCGACTTCGACGTCTTCTGGTCCGTGTTGCCGTTCGCCGCCGTCGGCTTCCTCCTCGCCCTGGTGCTCGGCCCCGGCCTCAATACCCTCGCGCTCGGCGACGCCACCGCGGTCTCGCTCGGCTCGCACCCGGGCCGGATCCGCGGCGGCGGTCTGTTCGCCGCCACACTGCTGAGCGCCGCCGCGACCGCGGCCGTCGGCCCGATCGCCTTCGTCGGCCTCGCGGTCCCGCATGTCGTACGGGCCCTGGTCGGCGTCGACTTCCGGCTCCAGATCCTGTTCTCCGCGCTCCTGGGCCCCACCCTGCTGCTCCTGGCCGATGTGGTGGGCCGGGTCGTCATGCGGCCCACCGAACTGATGGTCGGCGTCGTGACCGCCTTCATCGGCGCGCCCGCACTGCTCATCGCCGTACGCAGGATGAGGGGCACCACATGA
- a CDS encoding iron chelate uptake ABC transporter family permease subunit — MTTATGGGTTPPRTTARTTPPKGFLRAGPRVAIPVRRVSVVAAIVLLVLIVVAAVATLSMGRLGVDLADLPAALTGDAEGKNRFVMNRLRGPRLTVALGTGAALGLSGALFQSVTRNPLGSPDVIGLAAGAGAGAAISALMFPDTVPVAVGALVGAVLAMALVYVSTGTGFRNPARLVVAGIGVAAIGAAITQYVVYAMERDKASVLTAYVNGSLAARSWSDATTIWLVLLVVAPLTALIARRLDIGEMGDDIAEGLGSEPKRTKSAAVVLAIVLSAAAVSVAGPVAFIALTAPQIAKRITRVSGPHLLLSALTGSLLLVAADLCAQQLPLFDDLPVGIYTMAIGGTYLGYLLVREWRRGVL, encoded by the coding sequence ATGACCACCGCCACCGGCGGGGGGACCACGCCCCCGCGCACCACCGCGCGCACCACCCCGCCCAAGGGTTTCCTCAGAGCCGGTCCCCGGGTGGCGATCCCGGTGCGACGGGTCTCCGTCGTCGCGGCGATCGTGCTGCTGGTACTCATCGTCGTGGCCGCCGTCGCGACCCTGTCCATGGGACGTCTGGGCGTCGACCTGGCCGATCTGCCCGCCGCGCTGACCGGGGACGCGGAGGGCAAGAACCGGTTCGTCATGAACCGGCTGCGCGGCCCCCGGCTGACGGTCGCCCTCGGCACGGGCGCGGCGCTCGGCCTCTCCGGCGCGCTGTTCCAGTCCGTCACCCGGAATCCCCTGGGCAGCCCCGATGTGATCGGCCTGGCGGCCGGCGCCGGGGCGGGCGCCGCCATCTCCGCGCTGATGTTCCCCGACACGGTCCCGGTGGCCGTCGGTGCCCTCGTCGGAGCGGTTCTCGCGATGGCCCTGGTGTACGTGTCCACCGGCACCGGCTTCCGCAATCCGGCACGGCTCGTCGTCGCCGGCATCGGGGTGGCGGCCATCGGCGCCGCCATCACCCAGTACGTCGTGTACGCGATGGAGCGGGACAAGGCCTCCGTCCTCACCGCCTATGTCAACGGGAGCCTGGCCGCCCGCTCCTGGAGCGACGCGACCACCATCTGGCTGGTGCTGCTCGTGGTGGCCCCGCTGACGGCCCTGATCGCCCGGCGGCTGGACATCGGGGAGATGGGCGACGACATCGCCGAAGGACTCGGTTCCGAGCCGAAGCGGACGAAGAGCGCCGCCGTCGTGCTCGCGATCGTCCTCTCCGCGGCGGCCGTCAGTGTGGCCGGACCCGTCGCCTTCATCGCCCTGACGGCGCCCCAGATCGCCAAGCGCATCACCCGGGTCTCCGGACCCCACCTGCTGCTGTCCGCCCTGACCGGCTCGCTGCTGCTCGTGGCGGCCGACCTCTGCGCCCAGCAGCTCCCGCTGTTCGACGATCTGCCGGTCGGCATCTACACAATGGCCATCGGCGGCACCTACCTCGGATATCTGCTGGTCCGTGAATGGCGCAGGGGAGTGCTGTAG
- a CDS encoding response regulator transcription factor, which yields MLAEDSTLLREGLVRLLAEEGHEVPAAVGDGTALIREVEARTPDIVVVDIRMPPTHTDEGLRAALEVRERWPEVGVLVLSQHVERTYAAQLLAAGAERVGYLLKDRVAQVGEFLDALERIRAGGAVIDPEVVRQLVALTTHSDPLARLTPRERTVLEELAQGRSNAAIAQQLHLSLSAVEKNLHAVFDKFGLSHTTGYSRRVLAVLRYLES from the coding sequence ATGCTCGCCGAGGACTCGACCCTCCTGCGGGAAGGGCTGGTCCGGCTGCTCGCCGAGGAGGGCCATGAGGTGCCGGCCGCCGTGGGCGACGGGACGGCGCTGATCCGCGAGGTCGAGGCCCGGACGCCGGACATCGTCGTGGTCGACATCCGGATGCCGCCGACCCACACGGACGAGGGGCTGCGTGCCGCGCTGGAGGTCCGCGAGCGCTGGCCGGAGGTCGGCGTCCTGGTGCTCTCCCAGCATGTGGAGCGCACCTACGCCGCCCAGTTGCTCGCCGCGGGCGCCGAGCGGGTCGGCTATCTGCTCAAGGACCGGGTCGCGCAGGTCGGGGAGTTCCTGGACGCGCTGGAACGGATCCGGGCGGGCGGGGCCGTCATCGACCCGGAGGTCGTACGGCAGCTGGTGGCCCTCACGACGCACAGCGACCCGCTGGCCCGGCTCACACCGCGGGAGAGGACGGTGCTGGAGGAGCTGGCCCAGGGGCGCAGCAACGCGGCGATCGCCCAACAGCTGCACCTCTCGCTGAGTGCCGTCGAGAAGAATCTGCACGCCGTCTTCGACAAGTTCGGTCTGTCGCACACCACGGGGTACAGCCGCCGGGTGCTGGCCGTCCTGCGCTATCTGGAGTCCTGA